A genomic window from Gymnodinialimonas ceratoperidinii includes:
- a CDS encoding DUF1223 domain-containing protein → MTHRFGLLCAATLAASSTAALAEETVVVELFTSQGCSSCPPADSFLAELAERDDIIALALHVDYWDYIGWADTFAQPAFTQRQHAYSYAAGSTVVYTPQMVIDGIDHVVGNRVMEAAEAIAARRSAPNPVSFEIEDNAEGWHVSASWIGQGQAPAMVVQVVTYSPHEQVEITRGENAGLTTTYHNVVRSWQVVANWSGATSFEAQVVPQEDMPHVVIVQADGYGQILGAYRLD, encoded by the coding sequence ATGACCCATCGCTTCGGACTACTTTGCGCGGCAACGCTCGCTGCGTCCTCAACGGCTGCCTTGGCCGAGGAGACGGTGGTCGTGGAATTGTTCACGTCTCAGGGCTGTTCATCCTGCCCGCCCGCAGACTCGTTTCTCGCCGAATTGGCGGAGCGTGACGACATCATCGCCCTGGCGCTGCACGTCGACTACTGGGACTACATCGGGTGGGCCGATACCTTCGCTCAGCCGGCCTTCACGCAGCGCCAGCACGCCTACAGCTACGCTGCAGGATCAACGGTGGTCTACACGCCGCAGATGGTCATCGACGGAATCGATCATGTCGTCGGCAACCGCGTGATGGAGGCGGCCGAGGCGATTGCCGCGCGGCGCAGCGCGCCCAACCCGGTGAGCTTCGAGATCGAGGACAACGCCGAAGGCTGGCATGTCAGCGCATCATGGATCGGGCAGGGCCAAGCGCCCGCGATGGTGGTGCAGGTGGTGACCTATTCGCCCCACGAACAGGTCGAGATCACCCGCGGCGAGAACGCGGGGCTGACCACGACCTACCACAATGTCGTGCGATCCTGGCAGGTGGTGGCGAATTGGTCCGGCGCGACCTCCTTCGAGGCGCAGGTCGTGCCGCAAGAGGACATGCCCCATGTCGTGATCGTCCAGGCCGACGGGTACGGGCAGATTCTCGGCGCCTACCGGCTCGACTGA